GGTTAACTATTCTTCTAGAAAAAATCAAGACAACTTAGTTCCATTGAAAAGGAACTTTCAATTTACTTCATTTAATGAcgcttaaaaattaaataactatTCTTCTAGAAAAAATCAAGACaacttagagcatccacaatgaagatactcatttttgagtacttaattggatctcacgtgtacacatcactgatttataatattttaataataagtATTCAATCCTTCCAACCcaacatctcttaaaaagttttaattaGGCCCTACCAATAACATATTTCACCAATAACtgtacatcattataaatgagacccataaaaacaaaataggtattaatgcttattgtagaactagtacttattaggtactcaaATGGATATTGCTCCaatgatagtacctaataagtatcatgtagtacctaataggtactacaccattggaaaTGGTCTTAGTTCTAtagttttcttaaaaaaaaaaaaacttagttttGTATTTTAACCATATGTTACCTTAAAAGGTATGTGTAGGtaaaataaattgatattttaactATCCATTAGTTAATGTCGAAATTCATTATAATTGGAGTTCGAATTCCGACTCTGTCAATTGTTTGTGAGtttgtgatagttttttttttttttttcattttgtttgtgTACTTTAAGTAAATAGATACAAAGACGGAAGTAATAATATTAGTATCGGCGGGGCATTTCTATCCGTTAtagtaaaatagtaaaattactaaaatattctattatgtaaatataaaaatttccCACATGAAATAAAATCATGGCCTAATTTATACAGTATTTGATTAGTAATTTTGTTCGTGATATAACGGATAACTCAAAACCCGTTAAATAGCCTTTTACTGGATACCCACATGATTTAACCTTTTACCGGATATCCACATGAATATGAGAATGAGACGAACACATAATTTTTATCGAACGGGACGAATAGAAAATGATATTGTTTCTGGATATCCATTGTCATTCCTATTTCTAACTCAAAAGCACAGAAGTTTTTTAAGGATTGATTATGAACCAAAACACATGTGACCAAAACTGTGATATTTAGTAACAGAAATCCAATGAAAATGGAAAACAAGTTATACTGAAGACAGTATCAGCAAAAATAAGGTTCACTATGTAGTGACAAAATTTCATAGGCTCAAAAATGTCTCCAATTTCAAGTAACTGAATTCTGTCTATAACCTCaacaaaatatcatatgtacaaaaagaaagaaaaaaaatgtaaccaGAATTGTTGTAAAATCAGTTCAACAACACAGAACCTTTTTTCTCATGTTTCATCAATAACATTGTCTTTCATAGAGAAACCATCAACAACACTATCATTATCTGTATCAGCTTGAAGCTCTTTAAACATCGCCATCACTTGTATCATCGTCGGACGCCGATACGGTCTTTCCTCTAAACATTCAAAAGCAATTCTCAAATATTGAAAAAGTTCACCTTCACTGGATGTTTGCGTAACCAAATCAGGATCAAGTATTTCAATAATTCTTCTTTCTCTATAAAGCTTCTTAGACCATCCAACAAGATTGTTATCATCTCCGAACTCGGAAGAATCGATCGGTCTCTTCCCTGATAGAAGTTCTAACAGTATGACACCGTAACTATAAACATCACCTTTTGCTGTGCATCGAAAACTTTGATAGTATTCAGGTGGTACATAACCTGGTGTTCCTGCAAGTGTGCTAACTGTGAGATGAGTGTCAAGAGCATTAACCAATCTCGCCATACCGAAATCCGAAACTCTAGCCTCAAAATTTTCGTCGAGAAGAATATTGCTTGACTTCATGTCTCTATGTATAATATGAGGTATGCAACTGTGATGAAGAAATGCAAGACCTCTTGCTGATCCTAGTGCTATCTTCTTTCTTGTTTCCCAAGCAAGCTTTGTACTTTTGTTCCTCTCATGTAGAACAGTTTCTAAACTTCCATATTTCATGTACTCATACACAAGTAGCCTTTCATCTCCAACTTTACAGTAACCAAGTAGTGGAACAAGGTTCCTGTGCTTAATCTTCCCGATCGTTTCCATTTCGGCTATGAACTCTCTGTCTCCCTGACCTGTGACACGAATGAGTTTCTTGATAGCAACAACACTTCCGTCTTTCATCTTAGCCTTATACACTTCCCCAAAACCTCCTGAACCTATCAAACTTTCTGAGCTGAAACCGTTGGTAGCTTCGAGAAGATGTGCGAACGTCAACTTGCGCAAAGGCTTCTCAAACGTAGCGACGTTGATGCTCAGAGGTTCAGGAAAGGTTGAAAGCTTCCAACTACTGGTACCAGATGTTGGAAGACTTTCTACATACTTTTCCCTCAATTCATCCTTCTTCCGAGCCTTTTGAACTCGATATGAAGCCAATAAAACCACAACAACAAACAAGAGGAAGAAAAGGAGCGAAATGACAATCAAAACTGCAATAGGTTGCTTCTTCTTCGAAGTACGCAAAGTTACCGAGTGATTTGAACTGCCGCATTTCTTCAGTAAGGGAACACCACAAAGGTTCGAGTTGTTTTCGTATCTAGACGCCGGGAAAGTTGTTAGCTGACCACCAGAAGGAATTGATCCACTAAGGTTATTATTCGACACATCAAAGTCACTGAGAAATGATAGAGATTGTAATGATCCAGGGATGAATCCTTGAAGGCTATTATGAGATATATCGAGCACTCCTAGAGCTTTTAAATCACCAAAACGTTCTGGAATTTTTCCATTGAGCATATTGTGTCCTAGATTTAAGACCTGCAAATAGGACATTGCGCCAAAATTTTCTGGAATAGCCCCCGACAAGAAATTGTAAGAAAGATCAAGGAAAATCATGCTTCCATTGTTGGTAAAAGTATAAACTGTATAACCAGAATATATTCTTGTTAATGGACAAGAATGAACCATAGGAAAACTTTCAAGCCTCTCAGCCCTTATATCTTCAAACTCAACAAGTCCTCCGGCGCCTCTACAATTAGTACCACCTTCATTTCTCACAAATGCAAACTGCTTACCCGAAACACTCCCCGGAATAACCAATCCAGCTTGATTCGCAAGCTGGGACGGAATAGAACCGGTGAGGTTATTGCTAGTCAAATCCAGCCATATTAGTCTCTTGCACATTCCAATGTCGGGAGGAATCTTTCCAACCAGAGAATTGTTACCTAATTGCAGAATAGCAAGTTCGTTCAGATTCCCAATACCAGCAGGTATTTCTCCGGTAATACGGTTACTAGCAAGCGAAACCCAAATCATGTTAGTACAATTTGCAATAGACTTAGGAATTGAACCAGAAATGAAATTGTTGTTCAGAATCAATGCTTCGAGGTTTCCTCCATTGACACAAATTCCTTCAGGAATCTCGCCGGAGAGACTATTCGCCCACATAATCAAGTCAGAAAGATTAGGCAAAAACCAAACTTCCTTAGGTATTGAACCACTCAAATTATTAAAGCTAAAATCAATTGTTCTCAAACTCTTGCATTCACCGAGTTTTGCGGGAACATTCCCTGAAAGGTGATTACCAGCTAGAAGCAACTTCTCCAATTTCGAAGGACAAAACATCGAAGGAACATCGCCGGTGAAACCATTCGAACTTAGGTCAAGAACTTTAAGCTGTGTACAATTTGCAACAATCGACCAAGGAACATTTCCGGTTATGTTGTTGAATGACACATAGAGATATCTAAGACTAGAGAGTTTGCTAACAACATTTTCAAGGAAATTACCATATAGAAAATTCTTAGCTAGGTTAAGACTCGTCAAAGATGAACATTTTTCAAAAACCAAAGGAAACTCACCAGAAAGCTTATTCATAGAAAGATCAAGAATTTCCAAACTCTCACAAACACTTCCAAGCTCCTTAGATATTTCTCCATAAAATAGATTATTCCCTAAATAAAGTTCCTTCAAATTCTTCAACTCACCAAGAACAACACCAGGAATCTTCATCTTAAATTGATTTTGAGAAAGATCCAAACTTTCCAACACTTGACAATTTCTCAAACTTTGTGGAAACTCAAAATCGGATATCACATTGTGAGATAAATTCAACCAAACAAGTTTCTTACAATCCCCAAAATCAAACTCAGAAAACCCTAATGAAAAATTGTTGCTTGAAAGATCCAAAATTTTAACACTATCACCAACAATTTTAGAGGGTAATTTTCCAAACAACAAATTATGAGACAAATCCAAAGTTGACAAATTCACAGAAGGAACAAGTGAATCACTGATTTGACTATGGATTTTGTTGTcagaaaaattaacaaaaaccaAACTTTCAAACTTTGTAACaacttcaacaacaaaatcaacatCAGAAAACATGTTTCTAGACATATCAAGTTGAATCAAAGAAGAACCAAAccctaaaaaattattatttgttgaaGTTATCAAATTTCTAGACAAATTGAGGTAACTAAGACTATAACAAGtaacaaaattttcaaaaggGAAAATTCCTGAGAAATTGGTGGAAGAAAGATCAAGTGTGACAAGAGAACAAGGTTTTGAAACAGAGAGGTTGAAAGAAGTGAAGGAATTTCCATGTAAGAGAAGGTTTTGTAAAGTGGGTATTGAAGTGAAGGTGAAAAGATTGAAACTTTTACCAGAAAGTGAAGCTCCGGTGAGGTTAACGGTGGTGATTTGGCCGGAAAGTGAACAAGTGATACCTTGCCATAAACAAGGGGAAGAAGAAAGTGACCAATTTGAAAGGAAGTTTTTTGGATCAGAAATTATGTTTGAGTGTTTGAAATTGTTTAACAACAACGTTGTTGAATcaaaggttgttgttgttgttgttgttgatgttgttaaggTTAGTGTTATGAATGAAACAAACATATGAAGAACAATAACACTTGTTGTTCTTGTTGGTGAAAATTTACATGACATTTTTGTTGATGGTGTTTGAATTGGTttgatttcttctctttttttcatttctaaCACTTCTTCTGAGTTTTGattctttctttgtttcttttgttttttgtttcatcaaaataatgaaggaaaataaaataattaagtaattaataatTACTTTACTTTATGCTACTTTTTTTGTCTTATCTTGTGTGTCCGTGTGGGTGTCTCATGTGTGCATCTAAAATCTATTTTTggaaaaaagaaatagatagatttttttcatataaggaaaacattattttaattgcttttaatatcataataaattcataaaaaaaaattgtaaggaAGTTTATaaagttttaataatttatattccaTGCATATTGATTCGCCAAAGATTCCATGAATAAGGATAAGAAAAGAGAGtatattttgagtttttaaCTTGTTGTACCGTTATTTTTTTCCCGACTATCCTTCTTTTTAGTTTGGCCTCAATTGTTTGGTTTCATCGTTCACACTGGATTGAGTCTCAAATTCATCATGTTTAACATCAGAATTAACAGTCAGTTAACGTTTTTTACAAACATAGGATAACTCTGGAAGAGTAATAGTGCAACAAATTAGAAACTTAATGGACATATTTGTtacataaaaaacttaaaacttaaAGGACATAATTGTTATAAACGCAAAATTTAAAAACCCCTATATACATTTGGCTAATTTTAATGGTGTTTATCACTTCGTCtatagacaaataaaaaagaaaatatgagtGTAACCACTTCtcccaattttttataattttttcaaaaacaaattcattacattttttttctttatatgaacATCTTATATATTTTTACGTCCTTACTTTCCGGTCGTgtgtatattttatatgtattttaaaGGACGTAAAAGTATACCTgttttttaccaaataaaattttatataattttattttatatcgtTTGTTTAATCTCTCGATGAAGTTCACaaactcatatttttttatcgATGTGTTAAGTTGAATAGACCTAATCGACCAACATGTGACTCATATAAATTGAAACTTGAAACTGTCAAAAATAAGTATTTCTTACCCACAAAAGTTCACAAACTCCAAGTGCCATGCCTCTAAATTCTGCTTCAGCACTTGATCTTGCTACTACTGGTTGTTTTTTACTCCTCCAAGTTACAAGGTTCCCTCCTACAAAGGTAAAGTATCCGGAGGTGGACCTTCTATAATTTTTTGAACCTGCCCAATCTGCATTGGTGTACCCTTCTATCTTTAAGTTCCCATGATTTGAGAACAAAATTCCTTTTCCCGGAGTAAATTTCAAATATCTCAATATTCTTTCAACCGCATCCATATGAGGCTTATGCGGGTCATACATAAATTGACTTACAACATTCACCGCATAAGTAATATCCGGACGTGTATGagataaataaatcaattttaacattttatactcttaatttttttcGAATAAGCCTTTGAGCCCAAATTCGACCTAACCCGTTGGATGCTCTACCCTACTCATCATGCTTACTCACAATATtttgaagaaataattttttaagtaaaGCTTTTGTAAATGTAAATTTATAGTGATAAATATTCATGCATACTTGATACTACTCAACTCAAaaggtttattaaaaaaatattgaattcatttttcatatatataattcatgATTCTTTTACAAAATACCTTATCATGGAGTTTTAGCTAAATCTTAAAATTTAGTTTGTTAACATATACTATTAGTCTGTTTTGTGTCTAAAGACTAATATTGatatttggaagaaaaaaattttaaaaattgtatttatatttataataaacaaattaattagggtttatattttattttatctaaagAGTCCAAATACTTAATTTCCTCGTTTTTTCCTTTGTTGTCCTGATTTTCAGATATATGAGCTACGTGTTACCTACCTCAGCTGCTAGCTTTGATTTTTGGTCTCTTTTGCtacatttttcttcattagaaattataaaaaatagtccTATGGACTTGCTTGGGAAGCTGAAATTACGTGAGAAAAGGAATCattacattatattatataaaatattattggcCACAccttttcataaaataaaattaaaaaataaagtggtCCATATCACTTTTCGTTTTCAAAGACGTAATTATCACCCAAACTTTGGTTTTGAAATTGCTCTAATGAGGAACCAATGTCAAGATTTAAAGGAAAAAAGAAtctcaaaaaattcaaaaaggtTATTTAGACTAGTGCCTAATTGTGAATTGAATAGTGCTAAGTGTTCCCTTTCTTaatagtactatttttttttatactaatgTATTAATGTGTCCACCAACAATACATTAATAAGTAATTTAGTATAGTAGTAGTAGATTTATATATAAGTCTCTTAAACATATAAGGTACCCAAAAAAAATGCTTATTTTGCCTCAAAACAAATACTAAAGTATATGTTTATTCCCTAATTCAAGGAATgtcatgaaataaaaaattcctCATTGTTTGATTATaagtttgtgtaaaaaaaaaagattggcTTTTATGTTTCAAAACtttaataaattcaaaaatagtaattttgctttttattttgtaaaatagcCATGCCCATGCAGCTGGTGTGCAACTCATCTGGcacttattaatattattattattattattattattattattattttgcgACTGTATATCTAAAAATACAAggaaaacattttaatttggtTAGAGAATAATAATGCTCATTTGTGGAAAaagtaatttataatttttttcatttatgcGTTTACTCATAAAAATAACCCCCTTTTATATTTTACCTTTTGCATGTGATTTCCATGGCTCGTACTCTTTTCTCATATATGCAAATAATATATGTTGTGATAAATAGAATTATtcttatctatttatttttgtcaagtagtttagtaaCTAGTTAGAAGTTCACTCTTAACGTGAAATAAGTAAAGAATCCCGAGTTTGAATTCTCTGTATATACAATGTAATGTTCCTACCAATTGAATTATGTTTATGGGGAGATTTATCTAAAATTTACTATGTATAACTGTATCTATGTATAATTATATGACAAACATTaagcattaattaattaaagaataaaaaaataaaaatactcttAGTATTCTAACAAAATCATTTAACAAACTATATTGTGTGGTGGAAGAGACAACACTAACTCACAACAACATGAAAAATCAAAGATTGAATTCTAATCGAGAAAGAAAACCACATTTA
This portion of the Trifolium pratense cultivar HEN17-A07 linkage group LG3, ARS_RC_1.1, whole genome shotgun sequence genome encodes:
- the LOC123918675 gene encoding serine/threonine-protein kinase BRI1-like 1, translated to MKKREEIKPIQTPSTKMSCKFSPTRTTSVIVLHMFVSFITLTLTTSTTTTTTTFDSTTLLLNNFKHSNIISDPKNFLSNWSLSSSPCLWQGITCSLSGQITTVNLTGASLSGKSFNLFTFTSIPTLQNLLLHGNSFTSFNLSVSKPCSLVTLDLSSTNFSGIFPFENFVTCYSLSYLNLSRNLITSTNNNFLGFGSSLIQLDMSRNMFSDVDFVVEVVTKFESLVFVNFSDNKIHSQISDSLVPSVNLSTLDLSHNLLFGKLPSKIVGDSVKILDLSSNNFSLGFSEFDFGDCKKLVWLNLSHNVISDFEFPQSLRNCQVLESLDLSQNQFKMKIPGVVLGELKNLKELYLGNNLFYGEISKELGSVCESLEILDLSMNKLSGEFPLVFEKCSSLTSLNLAKNFLYGNFLENVVSKLSSLRYLYVSFNNITGNVPWSIVANCTQLKVLDLSSNGFTGDVPSMFCPSKLEKLLLAGNHLSGNVPAKLGECKSLRTIDFSFNNLSGSIPKEVWFLPNLSDLIMWANSLSGEIPEGICVNGGNLEALILNNNFISGSIPKSIANCTNMIWVSLASNRITGEIPAGIGNLNELAILQLGNNSLVGKIPPDIGMCKRLIWLDLTSNNLTGSIPSQLANQAGLVIPGSVSGKQFAFVRNEGGTNCRGAGGLVEFEDIRAERLESFPMVHSCPLTRIYSGYTVYTFTNNGSMIFLDLSYNFLSGAIPENFGAMSYLQVLNLGHNMLNGKIPERFGDLKALGVLDISHNSLQGFIPGSLQSLSFLSDFDVSNNNLSGSIPSGGQLTTFPASRYENNSNLCGVPLLKKCGSSNHSVTLRTSKKKQPIAVLIVISLLFFLLFVVVVLLASYRVQKARKKDELREKYVESLPTSGTSSWKLSTFPEPLSINVATFEKPLRKLTFAHLLEATNGFSSESLIGSGGFGEVYKAKMKDGSVVAIKKLIRVTGQGDREFIAEMETIGKIKHRNLVPLLGYCKVGDERLLVYEYMKYGSLETVLHERNKSTKLAWETRKKIALGSARGLAFLHHSCIPHIIHRDMKSSNILLDENFEARVSDFGMARLVNALDTHLTVSTLAGTPGYVPPEYYQSFRCTAKGDVYSYGVILLELLSGKRPIDSSEFGDDNNLVGWSKKLYRERRIIEILDPDLVTQTSSEGELFQYLRIAFECLEERPYRRPTMIQVMAMFKELQADTDNDSVVDGFSMKDNVIDET